A section of the Methanococcus vannielii SB genome encodes:
- a CDS encoding glutamate-cysteine ligase family protein codes for MIGTEHEYSINDFNFKAMPISDVIIKEITGKIQNEFFLDTIGISKELQKHVIEFKPKMPSGSIKDLEKMLYDGMKDFHSRTNNCYNLMGLGMHPLLDLNGTAFWDHDEREVFDTYDRVFNLKQHGWLNIQSIQVNVSYSSEDDMVLKHNKIRTMIPYLVALTASSPMVEGKLTKYADNRLIYYKENQKEIPEITGKIIPEPLLKSSDYEDLLEKMYMELKEKEAQVLCQEWVNSRGLIVRRERKCVEIKAMDEQESIHADMAISALINCLIRVDDLNLPDDEEGILEVFETAKKSGTKNLKPELEAIYKKAQLIATNEERHYLKHIFNRIEYGCLSEIITEKYNEEKDILKIMNEAKLCLKENKLMF; via the coding sequence ATGATAGGAACTGAGCATGAATATTCTATCAATGACTTTAATTTTAAAGCAATGCCGATTTCAGATGTAATAATTAAAGAAATTACTGGAAAAATACAAAATGAATTCTTTTTAGATACAATTGGAATTTCAAAAGAACTTCAAAAACACGTAATTGAATTTAAGCCGAAAATGCCTTCAGGAAGCATTAAAGACTTGGAAAAAATGCTTTATGACGGCATGAAAGACTTTCACTCCCGTACAAATAATTGTTATAATTTAATGGGTCTTGGAATGCACCCTTTACTTGATTTAAACGGAACTGCATTCTGGGATCATGATGAAAGGGAAGTTTTCGATACATATGACCGTGTATTCAATTTAAAACAGCATGGATGGTTAAATATACAGTCAATACAAGTTAATGTATCATATTCAAGTGAAGACGATATGGTTTTAAAACACAATAAAATTAGGACCATGATTCCATATCTTGTTGCTTTAACCGCATCTTCCCCCATGGTTGAAGGAAAACTTACTAAATACGCAGATAACAGGCTTATATACTATAAAGAAAACCAAAAAGAAATTCCTGAAATTACTGGAAAAATAATTCCTGAACCTCTTTTAAAATCTTCAGATTATGAAGACCTACTTGAAAAAATGTATATGGAACTTAAGGAAAAAGAAGCTCAAGTTTTATGTCAGGAATGGGTAAATTCAAGAGGTTTAATAGTAAGACGAGAAAGAAAATGTGTTGAAATAAAAGCAATGGATGAACAAGAGTCTATTCATGCAGATATGGCCATTTCTGCATTGATAAATTGTTTAATTCGTGTGGATGACTTAAATCTCCCTGATGATGAAGAAGGAATATTGGAAGTATTTGAAACAGCAAAAAAATCTGGAACTAAAAATTTAAAGCCCGAACTTGAAGCAATATATAAAAAAGCGCAATTAATTGCAACCAACGAAGAAAGACATTATTTAAAGCATATTTTTAATCGGATTGAATATGGTTGCCTTTCTGAAATTATTACTGAAAAATATAATGAAGAAAAAGATATTTTAAAAATTATGAATGAAGCAAAATTGTGTTTAAAAGAAAACAAATTAATGTTTTAA
- a CDS encoding epoxyqueuosine reductase codes for MEQIIRDLIVNFVKNYPLENNTKTAWKKPIVGYSDAENPEFIKLKEIISKEHLTPQEILPTSKSVVCYFLPFAENIVKSNDFSGIASKEWAKAYVETNNMIKNLNSYLSVELGKFGHVCAKIPPTHNFDTEKLISNWSHRHVAYISGLGTFGINNMLITEKGCSGRIGSIVTDIKLIPTEKPCYEYCLYKYNYSCGVCIEKCEKGALKINKFNRKECYKACLLNAKIYEKIGISDVCGKCLSNIPCSFENPSKKLKN; via the coding sequence ATTTAATCGTTAATTTTGTAAAAAATTATCCTTTAGAAAATAATACCAAAACTGCATGGAAAAAGCCAATTGTTGGATATTCAGATGCCGAAAATCCAGAATTTATAAAATTAAAGGAAATTATCTCAAAAGAACATTTAACTCCTCAAGAAATTTTACCAACTTCAAAAAGTGTTGTTTGCTATTTTTTACCTTTTGCTGAAAATATCGTCAAAAGTAACGATTTTTCAGGAATTGCATCTAAAGAATGGGCTAAGGCATATGTTGAAACTAATAATATGATTAAGAATTTAAATAGTTATTTATCTGTGGAATTAGGTAAGTTTGGGCATGTTTGTGCTAAAATTCCACCAACGCATAATTTTGATACTGAAAAACTTATAAGTAATTGGTCGCATAGGCATGTTGCATATATCTCAGGTTTGGGAACTTTCGGAATAAATAACATGTTAATTACGGAAAAGGGATGTAGTGGGAGAATTGGAAGCATTGTTACCGATATTAAATTAATTCCAACTGAAAAACCATGTTATGAATATTGTTTATATAAGTACAATTATTCATGTGGTGTTTGCATTGAAAAATGTGAAAAAGGAGCCTTAAAAATAAATAAATTTAATAGAAAAGAGTGCTATAAAGCATGCCTTTTGAATGCAAAAATTTATGAAAAAATTGGAATTTCCGATGTTTGCGGAAAATGCTTATCAAATATTCCTTGTTCGTTTGAAAATCCAAGTAAAAAATTAAAAAATTAA